GCCCCGCCGCGAGCCCGCCCGTGCCCACGGCGCCCGCGAGCTCCGCCACGGCGCGGAGCGCGCGGTCGGCCGGCACGCCGCGCTCCGTGCATCCCCGGGCGAGGTGCTCGAACGCGAGCGCCAGGAGCGCGTCCCCCGCGAGCAGCGCGGTGCTGACGCCGAAGGCGACGTGGTTGGTGGGGCGGCCGCGCCGGAGGTCGTCGTCGtccatgcaggggaggtcgtcgtgGACGAGCGACATGGCGTGGACCATCTCGACGGCGCAGGCCACCGGCGCGGCGGCGGCCTCGTCGCCGCCCACCAGCTCGCACGCGGCGAGCGCGAGCATGGGGCGTACCCGCTTGCCGCCGGCGAGGAGCGAGTAGCGCATGGACTCGAGGAGGCGCTCCGGGTGCCCGGGCGGCAGGGCGCGGTCGAGCGCTTCGTTCACTGTAGCTGCCTTGGACGCCATGTACCGCTCGAGGCTGAAGGGCTCCTCGTCCTGCAACACGGTGGTGGTGCTCGTCGGAGCCGTCACGGCGCACCGTACGGGGCCGTGCGTGGAATGCCTGGCATGAAGTGAGGTGTTTCTTGGAGGGATACGATGGAGCTTGAGGTTGGGCATTGGCGTGGCATGGTGGAGGAGAAATGGCGCGACCTTGGCCATCGATCGGTGCGTGCGTGCGTGAGTGTGACTGTGAGCCGGGGTAGAGGATACGTACTCGTGGATGTCTGGTACAAATAGTGTTGTTGATTACAGTATTTTTCTGCGAAGATCAGATTAAATTACTCCATGTTTACGGTGACTGGAGGATCTTCCGAGAGAAGATGCCTCGTTTCTTCCTCGCTCATGATTTGTATGGTTTCTCATTGTACTCTTCGCACTACTACTTAATTGCCTATATGGTTTACATCACGTCAGCGAATTAAGATGCCATCTGGAGGAAACTATGGGAGAGACTTGATATTCGCTGGGGGGCAGTCCTGGAACCATGTGGCATTGAATCTTGTGAGCTTTGTCTCTTTCCGGAGCCTGGGGTGTCTGGAATCAGATATGTGAATCATGCATGTGAAGAATGTGATCC
This genomic stretch from Hordeum vulgare subsp. vulgare chromosome 6H, MorexV3_pseudomolecules_assembly, whole genome shotgun sequence harbors:
- the LOC123404206 gene encoding geranylgeranyl pyrophosphate synthase 7, chloroplastic-like, whose amino-acid sequence is MAKVAPFLLHHATPMPNLKLHRIPPRNTSLHARHSTHGPVRCAVTAPTSTTTVLQDEEPFSLERYMASKAATVNEALDRALPPGHPERLLESMRYSLLAGGKRVRPMLALAACELVGGDEAAAAPVACAVEMVHAMSLVHDDLPCMDDDDLRRGRPTNHVAFGVSTALLAGDALLALAFEHLARGCTERGVPADRALRAVAELAGAVGTGGLAAGQVVDLASEGADVGLATLEYIHVHKTARLLEAAAVCGAVVAGGADEEVEGVRRYARHVGLLFQVVDDVLDVTRTSEQLGKTAGKDVAADKATYPKLMGVDGARAYAGELVASAEAELDRFDAARTQPLRHLARFIAYRQH